Below is a genomic region from Hirundo rustica isolate bHirRus1 unplaced genomic scaffold, bHirRus1.pri.v3 scaffold_229_arrow_ctg1, whole genome shotgun sequence.
CCAGAGCAGTAATGTTAGAGGCAATTGGCAGGCTGTCGGTGAAATCACGCTCACAGCACTTTGTTCACCCAGACCCCTGCAAGTGCAACACCTGTTTGGCTGTGCTGAGCTTGCCCTTAGCTATGGTTTGAACTGCTCTGTGTAATCctggcagcagaaaaagaacTGTCTTTAAGTCCTCTGAGGAGAAAAGGTACTAGAGCTATTTGGCATTTTGCAGTTGCAGGAATCTTTGACAATCCAGTTAATGCTGGACCTTTGAGGTTCACAGGGATGGACAGCTGGTGTGTTTGGAACCTAGTgttgggagctgggaaaaggacaCTGCCAGCACCACCCACCCCGTGGCAGGAGGGGTTTGGTGTCTGTTGCggccccagcagcactgcagctagTCTGTGGCTGCTGATGTGAGAAGCACCAAGACTGAGGGAATTGCTGTACATCATGTCCTTGTGGAGCTGTAAAGTCAGTGGCTGTCCTGAATctgagcctggagaggagaaaataacCCTCTTACTTCTCCACACAGAGTGAGAGTCTGTGTCCTAAGAAGGGCATTTTTAAAGGGCCCAAGTGGTTTGAGTCGCAGTCCCATGGTGCTTCTAAGCCATGTCAGCTGCTCTTGGAATTCCcagttctttatttatttactctttgTCCTGGCTGCACAGTGCCATCAGAATACATCAACATGGACTTCTTGCACAGTGTTTAGTGCTTGCTGAGGAAAAAGTAAGTCTAGGATTGGGCAGATAGCAAGTTCTATCTAACTTTAGCTCTGATAAACGTCCTGTGGAAAGCTTTTCCATCCTAGTTCTCAAGGTCTTTAAACAAGCTGTATGTCAGACATAGAATTAAATTGGGGTGCTTTTCTAATAAGAGCTTGTTATTTTATGTTAGTTGTTGAACACATTCTCCGGGGGCAGCAGGATGGAAAATATTACCACTGCATGTTTTCAGTGAAGGAAGGTTTTCCAAATAAATCTTCCTGTGGACTGCTGAAGTGAGAACCTAAGATTTCATTCTGTGGCACTACTCCACAGTGTGAATGGTTAGTGCACATCCCCAGTTCCCCAGAGTGACAGCCTGAAGGAGAACAAAGTGGTGGCTCTGGGACAAATGGCAGTGGGCGGTGAGGAAGTGGAGACCCTGCTCTACCTGGCCCAcaaccagcagagctggcagtaAGAAACCGCCAGGCATGAAATTGGATTTTAGTAGTTGTAGTGGTTGAGAAAAAGATGAGAGGAATGGCCCAGGTGCTGGTGCAGGGACAGAAATAATAGATGAATTTTTTAGCATAATTTAatttgtatatatatgtgtgtgtgtgtatacatatatacacacacactagTCTGTGTGAGCAGTGATGGGGGAGGAAATCAGTGGACCAAATGTAGGTACTTGGCAATAAGATTGCAGACCCTTCTTAAACAGGAATATTTGTTTCTAGGAACTTCCTCTTGACCTTCAGTGTGACTgacaagaaaatacatgaatattATTGCTCAACTCAGGGTACATTTGTAGCTGGTAAAATACCACTGGGGTGCCATTGTGCTCCGTTCCTGGCCATAAGGTGGAAGGTTCACACCAAGTCATTTCTAGCCATCAGTGGGTAGAAATGGCAGCAGCCCTTCAAAACACACGGAACACAAGCCCTTAAAGGAGAGACTCCAAATCCTGATGGCAAAATGCCGTGTCAGATAAATGCTACATTGAAAGGCgtgtttcctgttttctgttggGCTGATTTCTGGTCAttgctggattttgttttaCCCAGAGGGGCTCAGGGGTGCAGCTGAGTACTTGGCTCAGAGCAGGCCTTACTTgtgcctgcacagggacagtGTCTGTGGTTTAAGAGCTGTTTATGTGTTACTCTCCTGCCCTTTCCGTTACAGAAGCTTTTTAGTGCTGGTCTTTCAGGTACCCAAAAGTGCTCTGGAGAGATGAATTTTCCCTCTTGCTGTTCTTCGTACTCAACTTCCCTGTAGCAGTGAGATACCAGATGTCTTTACAGAGTTTACCCCTAGCTTTGCACGGCCCAGTGGGCAGGATCATCTCTGTCTCACACAAATGAGAACAGCCCCATGCATTTCAGCTCAGTTTCAATTAAATTCCTGCCCAGGGTGAATTGCTGAAGCCCTTTGGCCGCTGGAGCAGCCTTCGTGCACGGAGGTCGTAGTCTGTGGGGTAGAGCCAGAGCTGGGTGCCGGTGGAACTGTGAGGATTGCGATGCTGTTACGCGCACCGGGCCGCGCCAGCGCTAACACGCCGCGTGCTTCGTGTCTCTTTTCCCCCGTCCCCTCACAGAGTGTGTGGTGGCGTGTCACAAGTTCGTGGAGGTCAATGCCCTGGGTCTCACGGTGGCTGCCCTGAGCAGCTACGACTCCAACATGAGAGCTGCTGCCTATTTTGTCCTGGCTTCCTTCCGCGGCCATCTGGAAGGGGCTCGCTTTCGAGAGAGGAGCCAGGTAAGGCTCAGCTCCGTTGCCGGTTCGGTCACGGACGCGTGTGGGAGAGACGTTGCCTTGCTCATCCGCCTGCCTGTGCGTGCTGAGACGGCTAAAAGAAGCTTTTCACCTTCTCTCCCATTGTTTCTCCTTTGCTGCTTACTGTTACGCTCAGCGGACAGAGAAAGTGGGAAACGTGTTTTAGAAATTCTTGGGAATTTTGCTTGTGGGAATGGAAATCCCGATGGAGTTGCTATTTGACCTGTATGGCCCACGAAACGTCCCAGGAGCCGATTTATGCGTTGGCGCTCCTGTTGCGTTCACGTGGGCGACGGTTCAGGCTTCTCTCCCCGGGCTCTTGCAGTTGCTGTATCTCTTGGATGCTGTGCAGAACGGAATCAGGCAGCCAAACCTCAGGTTCACCTTCTCCATGACCCTCTACGTTGCTCGTGTGGCGCAGCAGATCCTGAAGCCAGGTACTGGAACTTCCCGCGTGTGTCGCTGCTGGGGTGGAAACCAGAGCCTCGGGGAACGTTGATCTCCTCGCCTGCTTTGTGCTCCTGCACTCCTGACTGAACTTTTCATTCtgggggagagaaggggagggatgGGCAGCAATGTAATGAGCCTCAGAGCAAAGGCCTCCTGCAGTTCCTGGGCTGTTCTCCCAGCTTGGAGCACCGCACAGTACGGCTTCCATTTATTATTGTCCGTGGCTGTGGGTTGGGAATGCTGTCCTCCTCCACGATGCCAGCTTTTTCTCTTCACAGAGGAGCACATGTACATAAAGGTAAACAGATTCCTTCTGTCACACCGGTATTTGGACCTGAGGAAAGTACcaggttttttccagcttttctacAGTTTTGATTTTGAGGTAAGAGTCCCATTTTAGGTATCCAGTAAATCTTCATAAATTGACAgaaaaaagccataaaaatacaatgaaatcTCATTCTCCCATAGGTGGTTAATTGGAggcatctttcttttgtttcctattgggattaaaaatgctgttttgtggggtttttgttgttttcttaatACTGACACCCAATGAGTCGTGCTGTGTATGCTCTGTGAGCACAATAAGCAGAATATTCTGCCCCAGCTGGCTTACATTCATCTCTGAGTTTCGATTAGCAGTGCTGAGTTCAACTGAAGTGTTTTAGGAACAGCAGCTTCTACAATTCCATTTCCACTACATGTTTGGGCTGCAGACTGACAGTTCCTGAGGGATGTTAGCGATTAAATTTGATAGGAATGGAAATGGAGAAGTCCAAAACAAGCCGTAGTAAGTCCTGAGCTGGCACTCCCAGGGAACCAGCGTTTTGTGCTCTTAGGAGCAGGTATTATTTGGAAAGGTCGAAATGTCTGATGGTGGTATTTTTGTGACTTCCAGTACAAAACAGAGCGTGAGTGGATCCTCAGATTTCTTGGGGAAGGGCTGCGTGACAAACATTGCTATGAGCTTTATGACTACCAGAGGATTTTCCAGGTcgttctttcctttttcaacaGTCCTTTGTGTGATGAAGGCTCCCAggtaagaatttaaaaagaaagcaccaaaaaaccccaaagcacagAAGTTTGCGTGGCTTTGAGGTCTCAAGTACAAAGCGGaagggagcagctgcctctgcctttgCCCTCTTGAAAATCTGTTCCTCGTTGATTTATGTGTGGAGGGGAAAATAATTGCCTACGTCTGAAGCGGTCGCATCCTTAACCCCTGAAACTGGAAGGGGTTCCTGCCACGGTGGAACCTCACGTGGGTACCGTGGGTTTGTGCCTGCAGCCAGGGCCTTTTCTTTTTGGGGCTCTCCATTCCCCAGCCAGCGTATTTGTCACCCGAGCACTGCTTCAGCAGGAGGGAAACTCGCGTGCTGGGAGCTCTCAGGTTTGGGAGCATCCACCCTGAGCATTTCAGGTATCAAAACCTTGgacaaaaagataaaattgtCTTGCTGGCTGAAGACTTCTTGTAAGAGTAGCACCTGTGGCAGGAAGCTTTGAACAGAGAAGGTCTTTCCTTCCCTGGAGTTGCTGAGAGCAGTTGGCGTTCACGTTACCTCGAAGCTGATCAGATACCAGTCAAATTGCTAATTCTAAGTTAGATAATTAGATCTTGACTGCAAAAGAACAAGTTCTATCTTCTGTTTCAGAGTCGTATTCTGGAGATATTACAAAGTGCTGCCCGTGTCACCAGAGCTGCCTATGAGCTGATacaggatcacagcctcctcacATGGGTCCTGCACAGCTTAGAGAAAAGGTAACCAGAGAAGTAGAGGAGAAATGGGAACAATTTTGCTATCCACAGTAGAATAATTATGAGGGTGACAGGCAGGGAGACCAGGGCTGTACTGGCAGAACTTGCTGAACTCTGAGGTGTCCCTCATGATTTTGAAAACGGAATGAAGATGCTTTCAGGTTGTGGTAGGAGGGATGACCGTGGGGGGGCTTCATGATTTGGAAAACACTTCCTCAAAAACCCGAGAAAGGAAAATGGCACCTTGTATTGGTGTCTTTACCTTTTAAATTTCAAACACCCTCAGTTCACATCCTGTCACAGGACCAGCATGCTGCACAGGAAGTGGCACAGTAATGGCTTGGAGCTGTTGAGAGCATTCCTCCTCCCCTCGCCTCTCCCACAGTGCCCTGACAGGTTCAGGCAAGTGGCACCAAAAGTGCACCAAAATACGGTCCCCTGTAGGTGATGGTCCACGTGCTGGTGGGGATCTGCCTTCTAAATGTGTTTGGATTTcgggaggttttttttatttggtttgttggggggaggggggggtgtgtttgttttgttttggagtttatgattttgtttgtttgttttgtttctcaggtttctggaaaacaaggtgataaataaaattatttccttactCCATACTCTGTGGCTAACAAATTTAGGGgacaagagagaaaacaagaatcagtctcaggagaagaggaaactTCTTCCTATTCAGCTTGTCAATGAATTTCTGTATGTTTTGGTCACATTAATCAAACATATTAGGTAAgtcctttcttttgtttcttgttttagtCAGTTTGCATTTTATCCTCTGTCTGCTTAGAACTTTATTAAGGCTGGGAGGATTTCTTCATCATCTCTAGTAGATGAATGACTTTTTCCAACTTCAGTTTGTGTGTTGAGTAGTGAATTTGGATGAGATCTCTTTGACAGGAAGGTTTAGGTGCTTTAATACATGGCGGGGGGGAAAGTAAAATGTGATGTGCAGCTGCTGTCAAGTCCTAAGTCCTTAATTCCTGGCCATTCCAACAGTAAGGATTAAAACCTGTGCTTATTAATTAGCGTGCAGGAAAAGACATGGCACTTGTGCTTTCTTTTGACAGGACTAATGTAGATCTGGCCAAGCTGGCTGAGTTCTTCAGCaccctcagctctgtgctggaatACCGTGCTGTTGTTGCTGAGGCTTTTAGGGAGATGAGGCGTTTCACGGTCAACGACAGCGTCCtctccagcagggagctgctgctgctgctgcacaagtGGAGCCTCATCTGCAAAGacatgcagctgcaggaggaccTGCAGGCCCTGGCTCAGAAGTACCAAAACAAAGAATTGCTCAGTAAGTGCTAAACTACCTCAAGGAAGGCATATTTTGTTGCAGCTGTTTCAGACCGAGAGTACAAGTGAGGCAAACTTCTCTGGAAAAAGTACTAATACCTTCTGTAGCttgagggaggaggaaaggaaagggagaggcaTTTTTCAGGTCTTCCTTGTGGTGAAGTCTAACCTTAACACAGTTTGGAAGCTTTGAGGAAGCAGGgtttaaaaagggaaagagcTGTGAAATGAAACTTAGTTACAAATCTTGTGTCAGGCTTTGAAAAATGGCATTCTTTAATGAAATCCTAAAAGGAAAAGCGGTGCCTGGAGGTTTGCGCTCAAAGGTTTGAATCATTCTGAGTGTGGATAGGGATCTGAAAGTGATGTGGAAGTAAATAAAGCAAGTGACAATTAAATAGCTGATGTTACTTGTTGTCATCAGTtttgaacaaaggaaaaatatatcagGACTTGTgtgatttcttttgttctctctgTGAGCAAAAAGTGCAAGGAACTTGGGAGCGGGAGGTCTTAAAACAACACTGGTTTCTTAAATCTTCTCTAGGTTTGTTTAAATGTCCTGTATCAGTTAAGAAAGTGTCACGTATTTAGGGGATACTGTAAAAGCTTTAACTTCTCTAAAGTTTTTCTCACCCTTTAAAACTCCTCAGAGAGACCTGGAAGGAGTTTTTGCAGTGATGGCTGTAACTTACTCTGTGTGGGGGTTGTGTTGCTGCAGGCTTCGGGAGCTTCTGTCATCTCCAGGCTGGGTGCTCTGGTTTGGAATAGGGTTCCAGGCTGGAGTCCCCAggagctcccggagcccctggGAACAGCGGCAGGCTCCATGAGGCTGCTAAACAAGGCTGGTGCTTACCACTGTAACAACCGAATCGACACGGGAGAGCACCTTACTCGCACGGTTTTGTACCAGGAAAATCCTTTGGAGTGTCTGatgttggttttggtggtggttttcctcttacagaaaatattaaagacaAGAACAAACCTCAAGCCTCATCTCATGTGTATCGTCACATTCGGAAAAAGAACGAGGTGGAAGAAGATGACGCTGCTGCAGATGTGGAAGTGTCTGAGCTGGAGAAATGCAGAGAACATCTGAATTCCATACTTGCCCACTGGGACCCTGTTTTCCCGGCACCACCCTCCACACAGGGAGGGGAGACCCTCAGAGCTGGTGAACCTGGGGGCGAGGCAATGGCTGTCACCTGTGCTTCTACTCATGTGGTCACTAAGTGGCTGGTGAGGTccctggctgggcagagccTCCTCAGGGAGCAGGACGTGTCCCCAGCGCTGAGGTGGCTGCAGAACCGTGTCCTGCCACACCTGGCGGCCACGCGGGAGATGCTCATGGATGAGACACTGAGGAACAACCTCTTCAGGCTTTACGCCCGGCTCTGCCAGgccagcagcacctcagctgggctctcCAGGGAGCTCGGAGTGCTCAGTTCCAtcatgctgcagctcctggaagagCAGGGCCTGGCCAGCACCTTCCACGAGCTTGTGAAATCCCTGCACCTATCAGCAGCGACGGAAGAGGATGCGGACAGGACGGGTGACTCGTCTTGTTCTTATCGCTCCTGCGACGAGGCAGTGGTGGGAGGAACTAGGAAATTGCACGGCTTTTGCAATCCGGTCCAGTCGTTTTCCCGTGTCCACCAGGGCTCATGGCTTCCCAAAGCAGAAGCTGCGTCTTTGGTGGGGTGGGGGCAGGGGTGGGCAGCGGAGAGCATGGAAAAACTCCGTGAGGTTTTCTGACACCACAACGCTGATTTTTCCCTCGTCTTTCTTCCACAGCTGTTTTTGTATTCCTGACTTCCATCTACATCGGGGACGCGTGGCTTGGAGCGCAGGAGCCAGATACGTTACTCACCCATGTCAGATTGGTCTGCACTAGCGCAGGTTGCGAATTACAGGATGACTTGGAAACTCGGAAACAAGGAGAAGAAACTATTGTGTctctttgcaaaaaaatttgGCTGCATTAGGGCATTAATTCAGGGAACTGACACTTCATCTTTAACGTTCTGTGCTCTGCCATCATCACTGTGAGCCATGAAAGCCTCCTGAGCCCTTcttatacaaaaaaaatcagtattttattaCTGTGTGCACTCAGGGGAAAGATTTTATTCAGCATCTCTCAGTGCAACATTAAAGCTCCATTTTCTCTACCCTTGAGCAGTCTGAGACACAATATTACTTCTATCATCTTTATTACAggcattttaaactttttaaacaaCCAGAAAGACTGTttgtgcacgtgtgtgtgtcATTAATATCCACCCTCTCTCCATTagaggatggggaaaaaaggctgcAGAGCTTCCTACCACGGGCTGTAAGTGCAAATGATGAGGAGCCAGAGGTTTAGTCACgatgatttattatttcttaaagaACCCGGTTGATTTCATGATACCAAAGCCAGTATAGAAGACTGAACTCGGGACTCATGATGGTCTTCTTGGGTTTAAAAAGC
It encodes:
- the LOC120747857 gene encoding LOW QUALITY PROTEIN: nucleolar pre-ribosomal-associated protein 1-like (The sequence of the model RefSeq protein was modified relative to this genomic sequence to represent the inferred CDS: inserted 1 base in 1 codon; substituted 1 base at 1 genomic stop codon); translated protein: QLQVVEPVPSALPTVVSAVAPVLRKALWKELCAGIQDTGASREATVKLQILSKLLPPSESKGLHNLMDQLPAALERAGNEQSWAVADAISSVLKNSEELHSWRRRLLSACMKGLAAVYSSSKDESKQEVERSMLLRLEELLCVVEEVDPEDWCSLVKTGLKYRYRDETFLKVLNVAIQLLYKKESXLSQRLIKLSKLHMMVTQHSLFLSSILRSREEDGMNIQTREALVDVLLTAVQLSPSLCASSHLPVLLGAYGATLSTVDQKILLLLQLYEKNNQSLINSRILLWGPAAVEHHKTCKSLGKSLWQQPSMEEILCLLDREKMMKTILSFPQHRRLLPSQGIQESLYKDETVKSLDDFYDPCFLLQLFSELTRPECVVACHKFVEVNALGLTVAALSSYDSNMRAAAYFVLASFRGHLEGARFRERSQLLYLLDAVQNGIRQPNLRFTFSMTLYVARVAQQILKPEEHMYIKVNRFLLSHRYLDLRKVPGFFQLFYSFDFEYKTEREWILRFLGEGLRDKHCYELYDYQRIFQVVLSFFNSPLCDEGSQSRILEILQSAARVTRAAYELIQDHSLLTWVLHSLEKRFLENKVINKIISLLHTLWLTNLGDKRENKNQSQEKRKLLPIQLVNEFLYVLVTLIKHIRTNVDLAKLAEFFSTLSSVLEYRAVVAEAFREMRRFTVNDSVLSSRELLLLLHKWSLICKDMQLQEDLQALAQKYQNKELLKNIKDKNKPQASSHVYRHIRKKNEVEEDDAAADVEVSELEKCREHLNSILAHWDPVFPAPPSTQGGETLRAGEPGGEAMAVTCASTHVVTKWLVRSLAGQSLLREQDVSPALRWLQNRVLPHLAATREMLMDETLRNNLFRLYARLCQASSTSAGLSRELGVLSSIMLQLLEEQGLASTFHELVKSLHLSAATEEDADRTAVFVFLTSIYIGDAWLGAQEPDTLLTHVRLVCTSAGCELQDDLETRKQGEETIVSLCKKIXAALGH